A region from the Pirellulaceae bacterium genome encodes:
- a CDS encoding ATP-binding protein translates to MATSTTTQESPYTTKAVTTAEAKRIGTQRTRLLIMLTAVLLTSSLWIHEQSYPGTVQLHTVMELLATSIAAFAAVLAYLRYYARRNSSFMFLCLATGLLATSCLDTYHIVFAPSLSPNKLIATTTAYWNWNASRFLLSVVMIFCWLASRTDLKRRTPIFPEWIVYLGFFFFTLLLGISFSVVNFPSALFPDAVISRPFELISGLIFAAALGGFIYLKTWRTESFSFWLVCSLLIGTTCQLLVMPRSSDFLDADFEWAHLLKTLSYLAILIGLLIDIYQMHRAIDQAAASLDDANRRLRESEERFALASEGSANGLWDWDVQSNQVWYAPRFWQMLGYESPAYPSSVLESFNRHLHPDDIEATWAAVERHLNNREEFDVVYRLKHLSEGYRWFRARGVANHSADGKPIRMSGSIQDITAARQAEHQLQENSLELQRSNEELQQYAYVASHDLQEPLRAIAGYCSLLQRFHADDLSDEGREFLDFTIDGAKRMQALINSLLDISRVRTHGKTFQPLDLNEIVHTASDNLAAQIRETEAAVHITSLPALKGDSSQMIQLFQNLISNAIKFHQHGGKPRIVIQAEEQSDDWVISISDNGIGIDPQFHQRIFTVFQRLHTREEYSGTGIGLAICKKVVERHRGRIWLESEHGIGSTFYFSISKHLQDHPHPDSDTKPSDFD, encoded by the coding sequence ATGGCCACATCAACGACTACTCAAGAATCACCATACACGACCAAGGCTGTAACCACTGCCGAAGCCAAGCGGATCGGCACCCAGCGCACACGGCTGCTGATCATGCTGACGGCTGTGCTCTTAACCAGCTCGCTTTGGATTCATGAACAAAGTTACCCGGGAACAGTCCAACTTCATACAGTGATGGAACTGCTGGCGACCTCGATCGCGGCATTTGCCGCCGTCCTCGCATACTTGCGTTACTACGCGCGTCGAAATTCGTCTTTTATGTTCCTCTGTTTGGCGACGGGACTGTTGGCGACAAGTTGTCTCGATACGTACCACATCGTATTTGCCCCTTCACTGTCGCCCAACAAGCTAATCGCCACTACCACGGCATACTGGAACTGGAACGCTTCGAGATTTCTGCTTTCCGTCGTCATGATCTTTTGTTGGCTTGCGAGTCGTACAGACCTAAAAAGACGAACGCCAATTTTTCCGGAATGGATCGTTTACCTGGGATTCTTCTTTTTTACACTCTTACTCGGTATTTCATTTTCCGTCGTCAATTTCCCCTCGGCCCTCTTCCCCGATGCGGTGATCAGCCGGCCGTTTGAACTAATCTCCGGGCTAATTTTCGCAGCTGCACTTGGCGGATTCATCTACCTGAAGACTTGGCGAACGGAATCATTTTCCTTTTGGCTTGTCTGCTCGCTATTAATTGGCACCACCTGTCAGTTGCTCGTGATGCCACGATCTTCAGATTTTTTGGATGCCGATTTCGAATGGGCTCATCTACTCAAGACCCTCAGCTACCTGGCGATCTTGATCGGATTGTTGATCGACATCTACCAAATGCACCGCGCAATCGATCAAGCGGCCGCTTCCCTGGATGATGCGAACCGTCGCTTACGAGAAAGTGAAGAACGATTCGCTTTGGCCAGCGAAGGCTCAGCAAACGGTTTATGGGATTGGGATGTCCAAAGTAATCAAGTCTGGTACGCACCGCGCTTTTGGCAAATGCTTGGTTATGAGAGCCCAGCCTATCCTTCCAGTGTCCTGGAGAGTTTCAATCGACATTTACACCCAGACGATATCGAGGCGACTTGGGCCGCGGTTGAGCGACATTTGAATAACAGGGAAGAGTTCGACGTCGTCTATCGCTTAAAGCATCTGTCTGAAGGTTACCGGTGGTTTCGTGCACGAGGAGTGGCCAATCACTCGGCCGACGGAAAACCGATTCGGATGTCCGGTTCGATCCAGGATATTACGGCTGCTCGACAAGCCGAACATCAACTCCAAGAGAACTCTCTAGAATTGCAACGCAGCAACGAAGAACTTCAGCAATACGCCTACGTTGCCTCTCATGATCTGCAAGAACCGCTCCGCGCAATCGCGGGGTATTGCAGTCTTCTGCAACGATTCCACGCGGATGATCTTTCCGATGAAGGTCGCGAATTCCTCGATTTCACAATTGATGGCGCTAAACGAATGCAGGCACTGATTAACTCCCTGCTGGATATTTCGCGTGTGAGAACCCATGGAAAAACGTTCCAACCACTTGACCTTAATGAGATTGTTCATACCGCATCGGACAATCTCGCGGCGCAAATCCGAGAAACGGAGGCGGCAGTCCACATCACGAGTCTTCCTGCCTTGAAGGGCGACTCGAGTCAGATGATTCAACTATTCCAAAATCTCATCAGCAATGCGATCAAGTTTCATCAACACGGAGGGAAACCTCGCATTGTGATACAAGCCGAAGAACAATCGGATGACTGGGTGATCTCGATCAGTGACAACGGAATCGGCATTGACCCGCAGTTTCACCAGCGCATATTTACCGTCTTCCAACGTTTGCACACCCGCGAAGAATACTCGGGCACAGGCATTGGCTTGGCGATTTGCA